One segment of Brassica napus cultivar Da-Ae chromosome C3, Da-Ae, whole genome shotgun sequence DNA contains the following:
- the LOC106361917 gene encoding protein decapping 5, with the protein MATDNTGAKSSSSSADSYVGSLISLTSKSEIRYEGILYNINTDESSIGLQNVRSFGTEGRKKDGPQVPPSEKVYEYILFRGTDIKDLQVKASPPAQPTLNNDPAIIQSHYPSPIPTSSVLPPTVSNSMPDISSHNGQPSPGQHGMGFQNSMPLYQPGGNLAPWGASPQPPMYWQGYYTPPPNGLPQLHQQSLIRPPHGLPIPGSLPQPIPYPNFNSPQPTGSSNLQGSSLPEPPSSLFPYSSSSQALAPSSLPFTGLPMTLSSGQQSTLQSAPSPSLASEMAPPLFSNKAPIAAPPTLPQDTSLLPFSPPTTRATDTSAGFPLVTDPISVPQTTPLASAPDSEVSSSISQDKPKPLLVTPGQLLQSGSASVSLSPHSNNAGKDDELVQVSSSAALEQSAPVTSEAQPPILPLPSSARPTQKPNGHSFPTHNGYRGRVRGRGRGAGRSHQVMKFTEDFDFTAMNEKFNKDEVWGHLGKSTNGDGDDDFPIVDEPELPKVEVKPVYNKDDFFDSLSSNSGNRDSQNARPRFSELRKLDTETFGEFSRFRGGRGGRGGYGRNGHSRGGYGGRGYGGYNGRGGGGGGGYGYGGRGQGRGV; encoded by the exons ATGGCGACTGATAACACGGGCGCGAAATCGAGCTCCTCCTCGGCAGATTCTTACGTAGGGAGCTTGATTAGTTTGACTTCCAAGAGCGAGATCAGATACGAAGGCATCCTTTACAACATCAACACCGATGAATCCAGTATCGGACTTCAAAACG TCCGATCATTTGGAACTGAAGGAAGGAAAAAAGATGGTCCTCAAGTTCCTCCAAGTGAGAAAGTTTATGAGTACATATTGTTCCGTGGAACCGATATCAAG GATTTGCAAGTCAAAGCTTCTCCTCCAGCTCAGCCTACCTTAAACAATGACCCTGCTATCATTCAG tctCACTACCCTAGCCCGATCCCAACATCTAGTGTCTTGCCTCCCACCGTGAGCAATTCAATGCCTGACATTAGTTCTCATAATGGACAACCTAGTCCTGGGCAGCATGGGATGGGATTCCAAAACTCAATGCCTTTGTATCAGCCTGGCGGAAATCTTGCTCCGTGGGGAGCCTCACCTCAACCACCAATGTATTGGCAAGGATACTACACCCCACCTCCCAATGGCCTTCCCCAGTTGCATCAACAGTCTTTGATTCGGCCTCCTCATGGGCTGCCTATCCCCGGTTCCCTGCCGCAACCCATTCCGTATCCTAACTTTAATTCTCCTCAACCTACAGGGTCATCAAATTTGCAGGGCTCAAGCTTGCCGGAACCACCTTCGTCACTGTTTCCTTATAGTAGCAGTTCTCAAGCTCTAGCACCCAGTTCTTTGCCTTTTACTGGTTTACCTATGACGCTGTCTTCAGGCCAGCAATCAACGTTGCAGTCAGCACCATCTCCTTCCCTAGCTTCAGAGATGGCACCTCCTTTGTTTTCGAACAAGGCTCCTATTGCTGCACCTCCTACCCTACCTCAGGATACTAGTTTGCTTCCCTTTTCTCCACCAACTACTAGAGCCACTGATACAAGTGCTGGCTTTCCACTAGTTACTGATCCTATATCTGTGCCACAGACAACACCATTAGCATCTGCTCCTGATTCTGAAGTTTCTAGTTCCATCAGCCAAGATAAGCCAAAACCTTTGTTGGTTACTCCTGGCCAACTGTTGCAGTCTGGATCTGCGTCAGTCTCTTTGTCCCCACACTCTAACAACGCTGGTAAAGATGATGAGTTGGTTCAAGTATCATCATCAGCTGCGTTGGAACAATCTGCTCCAGTTACATCAGAAGCCCAACCCCCAATACTGCCATTGCCTTCCTCGGCAAGGCCAACTCAGAAG cCAAACGGGCATTCCTTCCCAACCCATAATGGTTACAGGGGACGTGTGAGAGGAAGGGGAAGAGGAGCAGGG CGATCACACCAGGTAATGAAGTTCACTGAAGATTTTGACTTCACGGCGATGAATGAAAAGTTCAATAAGGATGAAGTATGGGGTCATCTTGGGAAGAGCACcaatggtgatggtgatgatgatttcCCAATCGTAGATGAACCTGAGCTGCCTAAGGTCGAGGTCAAA CCTGTTTACAACAAAGACGACTTTTTCGATAGCCTATCATCAAACTCCGGCAACCGAGATTCCCAAAATGCAAGGCCTAGGTTCTCAGAGCTACGTAAACTAGATACTGAG ACATTTGGTGAGTTCTCAAGATTCAGAGGAGGCCGAGGAGGTCGTGGTGGTTATGGTAGAAACGGTCATTCACGTGGTGGCTATGGCGGTCGTGGCTATGGCGGCTATAATGGTCGAGGTGGTGGCGGCGGTGGAGGCTACGGGTATGGTGGTCGTGGCCAAGGGAGAGGTGTGTGA
- the LOC106361920 gene encoding probable transmembrane ascorbate ferrireductase 4 yields the protein MGSASLVLFARLSGLVIAVLVVYWALLLVPHQGLTYSTLHPLLMVIGFILVSGEAILIHRWLPGSRKTKKAVHLWLQGMALVSAVFGIWTKFQYQSGVFSNFYSLHSWMGLLSVSLFAAQWVTGFMSFWHRGEVRTTRTTFLPWHVFLGLYTYGLAIATAETGLLEKLTFLQTNKNVPRRCHESTVVNGLGLGLVLLSGVVITAAILPKYQSGHSGNEKLVYSSQDRPKCLTS from the exons ATGGGAAGTGCTTCACTTGTCTTGTTTGCGAGACTCTCGGGTTTAGTAATCGCGGTTTTGGTTGTCTACTGGGCTCTCTTGCTCGTCCCTCATCAAGGCCTCACATACTCT ACTCTTCATCCTCTGCTGATGGTAATTGGCTTCATTCTTGTAAGTGGAGAAG CGATTCTGATACACAGATGGTTGCCTGGTTCAAGAAAAACGAAGAAAGCAGTTCATCTATGGCTGCAAGGGATGGCATTGGTCTCTGCTGTGTTTGGGATATGGACAAAGTTCCAATATCAATCTGGAGTTTTCTCAAACTTCTACAGCCTCCATTCTTGGATGGGTCTACTCTCTGTTTCTCTCTTCGCTGCTCag TGGGTGACTGGGTTCATGAGCTTCTGGCATAGAGGAGAAGTACGGACAACAAGAACCACGTTTCTTCCATGGCACGTCTTCCTCGGACTCTACACCTACGGTCTAGCCATCGCCACCGCCGAGACCGGACTACTTGAAAAGCTAACTTTCCTTCAGACCAACAAAAACGTCCCAAGACGCTGTCATGAATCAACGGTCGTCAACGGTCTTGGTCTCGGCTTGGTTCTGCTCAGTGGCGTTGTCATAACAGCTGCTATTTTGCCGAAGTATCAGAGTGGCCATTCTGGTAATGAGAAACTCGTTTATTCATCTCAAGACCGTCCCAAATGTTTGACTTcttga
- the BNACNNG29600D gene encoding uncharacterized protein At1g26090, chloroplastic, with protein MNKVVGKCERVRSGSNSSVNCVSLCQISFITSHPAQKPPQLPLTLRYLEFTPKMVSLLASSLTSCSSPGLDILSSLVRTSFSRKHRAASVAVVVVATSSKDESCQKPTKFVTFLGKGGSGKTTASVFAAQHYALAGLSTCLVVQSQDPSADFLLGTNIGASPTLINDNLSVIRLETTKMLLEPLKQLKQADARLNMTQGVLEGVVGEELGVLPGMDSIFSMLELERLVGFFRQATRKNHKGKAFDVIVYDGISTEETLRMIGLSSKTRLYMKYLRSLAEKTDLGRLTSPSIMRFVDESMNISGNKSPFDGQTSAAMWDTLERFLETGASTLRDPDRFRSFLVMDPNNPMSVKSALRYWGCTIQAGSHASAAFAISSSESNKITREEFVPLPFASASVPFTRNGLDWDKILLDQANSSVREVLSGTVSLTPPVTFDTAKKSVTLFMPGFEKSEIKLYQYRGGSELLIEAGDQRRVIRLPSQIQGKVGGAKFFDRSLTITMR; from the exons ATGAATAAAGTAGTTGGAAAATGTGAAAGAGTTCGGTCTGGGTCGAATTCAAGCGTCAATTGTGTGTCGCTGTGTCAGATCTCCTTTATCACAAGCCACCCCGCTCAAAAACCTCCACAGCTACCACTCACTCTGAGATATCTTGAATTCACACCAAAAATGGTGTCTTTGCTAGCTTCTTCTCTTACATCATGCTCAAGCCCTGGTCTCGATATCCTCTCATCTCTTGTGCGGACGTCATTCTCCAGGAAACACCGAGCAGCTTCTGTGgctgtggtggtggtggcaaCATCTTCCAAAGATGAATCTTGTCAGAAACCCACCAAATTCGTCACCTTTCTCGGCAAAGGCGGCTCCGGCAAGACCACCGCCTCTGTTTTCGCCGCTCAG CATTACGCATTGGCTGGGCTCAGTACATGCCTTGTGGTACAGAGTCAAGACCCTTCTGCTGATTTCCTCCTCGGAACCAACATTGGCGCTTCTCCTACCTTAATCAACGACAATCTCTCCGTTATTAGGCTCGAAACAACTAAA ATGCTACTAGAACCTCTCAAACAGCTGAAGCAAGCAGACGCTCGACTTAACATGACCCAAGGGGTTCTTGAAGGG GTAGTTGGAGAAGAGCTAGGAGTGCTTCCAGGGATGGACTCCATCTTCTCAATGCTTGAACTCGAGAGGCTCGTTGGTTTCTTCAGGCAAGCAACCCGAAAGAACCACAAGGGAAAGGCTTTTGACGTTATAGTTTACGATGGTATCAGCACTGAGGAGACTCTTCGGATGATAGGTTTAAGCAGTAAAACAAG ATTGTATATGAAATACCTGAGGAGTCTGGCTGAGAAGACTGATCTTGGGAGGCTAACAAGTCCTTCCATCATGAGATTTGTTGATGAGTCGATGAACATAAGCGGCAACAAGTCGCCTTTCGATGGTCAGACAAGTGCTGCCATGTGGGATACTTTGGAACGTTTCTTGGAG ACTGGAGCTTCAACGTTGAGAGATCCGGACAGATTCAGGAGCTTTCTTGTAATGGATCCAAACAATCCCATGTCTGTTAAATCAGCATTACGTTATTGGGGCTGTACAATACAAGCAGGATCTCATGCTTCTGCAGCTTTTGCTATATCTTCTTCTGAGTCGAACAAAATCACACGAGAGGAGTTTGTGCCGCTGCCTTTTGCTTCCGCATCAGTTCCATTTACTAGGAACGGTCTGGACTGGGACAAGATTCTGCTGGACCAAGCGAATTCTAGTGTAAGGGAAGTTCTTTCTGGAACAGTTAGCTTGACACCACCAGTAACGTTTGATACAGCTAAGAAGTCAGTGACTCTGTTCATGCCAGGGTTTGAAAAATCAGAAATCAAACTGTACCAG TACAGAGGAGGCTCAGAGCTATTGATAGAAGCTGGGGACCAAAGAAGAGTGATTCGTTTACCGTCTCAGATTCAAGGAAAAGTTGGAGGAGCCAAGTTTTTCGACAGAAGTCTAACCATCACAATGCGTTAA
- the LOC106359246 gene encoding probable splicing factor YJU2B produces the protein MSTLSAARADNFYYPPEWTPDQGSLNKFQGQHPLRERAKKIGEGILIIRFEMPYNIWCGGCNSMIAKGVRFNAEKKQVGNYYSTKIWSFAMKAPCCKQEIVIQTDPQNCEYVITSGAQKKVEEYDVEDAETMELTAEEEKGKLADPFYRLEHQEVDLQKKKAAEPLLVRLQRVSDARHADDYSLNKALRAQIRGQRKRVAEEEAASRKLGLGIRLLPKSEEDVAAASHVNFKTKFDKNLKDKRALIHASSIFPESSYSMSSSSSKKRLELEAKRRKICAGSASSLLSGGFKASSLSKTPSSSTKFKSSTVSVRKL, from the exons ATG tcgACTCTTTCAGCTGCGAGGGCAGACAACTTCTACTATCCACCAGAATGGACACCCGATCAAGGTTCCTTGAACAAGTTCCAAGGCCAGCATCCTCTCAGAGAGAGGGCAAAGAAGATAGGCGAAGGGATTCTTATCAtaag gttTGAGATGCCGTATAATATATGGTGTGGTGGCTGCAATTCTATGATTGCCAAGGGTGTTCGTTTCAATGCTGAAAAGAAGCAAGTTGGCAACTATTACTCTACAAAG ATATGGAGCTTTGCGATGAAAGCACCGTGCTGCAAGCAAGAGATAGTCATTCAGACAGATCCTCAGAACTGCGAGTATGTGATTACTAGTGGTGCCCAGAAGAAGGTTGAGGAATACGACGTTGAAGACGCTGAAACCATGGAGCTCACTGCTGAGGAAG AGAAGGGAAAGCTGGCAGACCCGTTTTATCGTTTAGAGCACCAAGAAGTCGATCTGCAGAAGAAGAAAGCAGCAGAACCGCTTCTGGTCCGTCTCCAGCGAGTCTCAGATGCAAGACACGCAGATGACTACTCCCTAAACAAAGCTCTACGTGCCCAGATTAGG GGACAAAGGAAACGTGTAGCTGAAGAAGAGGCTGCTTCAAGGAAGCTAGGCTTGGGGATAAGACTTCTTCCCAAAAGCGAAGAAGATGTTGCAGCTGCATCACACGTGAATTTCAAGACCAAGTTTGATAAGAACCTAAAGGATAAACGAGCGCTGATCCATGCATCTTCCATCTTTCCCGAGTCATCTTACTCCATGTCGTCATCGTCGAGCAAGAAAAGATTggagctagaagctaagagaaGGAAGATATGCGCAGGGTCAGCGTCGAGCTTATTGAGTGGAGGATTCAAAGCTTCATCATTGTCTAAAACCCCATCATCATCAACCAAGTTCAAGAGCTCAACAGTTTCTGTAAGGAAGCTGTAG
- the BNACNNG29580D gene encoding uncharacterized protein BNACNNG29580D has product MYHPRDQITTCMNTRLHGQKMAESSLLMFSARDLLATPSHEGLAYFVEKLFKPHETYEYQNAQALYKFCVVNFSNCLTLMLLKVYLHSPDDLIRFRAISLLSEALTGLRNRSFELSPVALDVIKPLLVSCLTMPEAKKPDTKMLRRIVSCVARNAMKLDPHGWDELGDCMLTLVNTDPVRAFNVFLDLPQLHVGFINRFFKHLIEEIEDVLLLNDEQDTDEEYWSLALETAVKLGIQLSNSEKGLDVARVILDTVLKSANLLVRKGEEQLLQRGLAHLVKFLALDANTCRYGRNQCGFLSEFAFKISRIGTHTKEAAMKINQMVTKLESHVSDQAFKLSPSQGFDHDLYNKLKTISAVEILRMVASTTMDDKSREIAIGRLHDMLCDHTSKRAEIDVLEVIQFKKPLMSCLTEVGVTENTFKILGKVVFHVALELLSYQEDKWFELWDYIASECSTQFERTVYIFQCLTMMSDDNEYVIHAVDKLLLEIRTRLNPPGELLVDNSSWVLAFVGGFCAAIHLLELYTKSVAETVDKMVDSVRELVERGMEVGLVRRAFTDLESVVKKQVEWYDGNEYKFIKALLWKLYEIKGLRMESRMVLWRINVVLEKGTPNVDKELPERVLHSNLIE; this is encoded by the coding sequence ATGTATCATCCAAGAGATCAGATCACCACTTGCATGAACACACGTTTGCATGGACAAAAAATGGCGGAATCATCGCTTCTCATGTTTTCAGCCAGGGACCTTCTCGCGACTCCAAGCCACGAAGGCTTAGCGTACTTCGTCGAGAAACTCTTCAAGCCTCATGAAACCTACGAGTACCAAAACGCGCAAGCTCTGTACAAGTTCTGCGTCGTCAACTTCTCGAACTGCTTAACCCTAATGCTTCTCAAGGTGTATCTACATTCTCCCGACGACCTCATCAGGTTCCGAGCGATCAGTCTCCTCTCCGAAGCCCTCACCGGTCTAAGAAACCGCAGCTTCGAGCTCTCTCCCGTGGCACTCGATGTTATAAagcctcttcttgtttcttgccTGACGATGCCGGAAGCCAAGAAGCCTGACACCAAGATGCTAAGAAGAATCGTTTCTTGCGTAGCAAGAAATGCTATGAAGCTTGATCCTCACGGGTGGGACGAGCTTGGAGATTGTATGCTCACGCTCGTGAACACAGATCCTGTTAGGGCTTTCAATGTCTTTCTTGATCTGCCGCAACTCCATGTTGGCTTCATCAACCGGTTCTTTAAACACCTCATTGAAGAAATCGAGGATGTACTGTTGCTTAATGATGAGCAAGATACAGACGAAGAGTACTGGAGTCTAGCTCTTGAAACTGCTGTTAAGCTAGGGATTCAGCTTTCTAATTCAGAAAAGGGTTTGGATGTGGCAAGGGTGATTCTTGACACTGTTCTCAAGTCAGCTAATCTGCTTGTGAGGAAGGGTGAAGAACAGCTTCTGCAACGAGGGCTTGCTCATCTCGTGAAGTTCCTTGCGCTAGACGCTAACACGTGTAGATACGGTAGGAACCAATGCGGGTTTTTGTCAGAGTTTGCGTTCAAGATCTCGAGAATCGGAACTCACACCAAAGAGGCTGCGATGAAGATCAATCAGATGGTCACGAAGCTTGAGAGTCACGTCTCCGACCAAGCCTTCAAACTCAGCCCCTCTCAAGGGTTTGATCATGACTTGTACAACAAGTTAAAGACCATATCCGCTGTGGAAATCTTGCGAATGGTCGCATCAACTACGATGGATGACAAGTCCAGAGAGATAGCAATCGGACGACTCCACGATATGCTTTGTGACCACACTTCAAAGAGAGCGGAGATTGATGTTTTGGAGGTGATACAGTTCAAGAAACCGCTTATGTCTTGCCTCACTGAAGTAGGAGTTACCGAGAACACGTTCAAGATTCTTGGCAAGGTGGTGTTTCACGTTGCGCTTGAGTTATTGTCCTACCAAGAGGATAAATGGTTCGAGCTATGGGACTATATTGCATCAGAGTGCAGTACACAGTTCGAGAGAACCGTTTATATCTTCCAGTGCTTGACAATGATGTCTGATGATAACGAATATGTAATTCATGCGGTTGATAAACTACTCCTGGAGATAAGGACAAGGTTGAACCCACCAGGAGAGTTGTTGGTTGATAATAGCTCCTGGGTGTTGGCGTTTGTGGGTGGGTTCTGTGCTGCTATTCACTTGTTAGAGCTCTACACTAAATCAGTTGCGGAGACTGTAGATAAGATGGTTGATTCAGTAAGAGAGCTTGTGGAAAGAGGAATGGAAGTTGGGCTTGTGAGGAGAGCTTTCACAGATCTTGAAAGCGTTGTGAAGAAACAGGTGGAGTGGTATGATGGTAATGAGTATAAATTCATCAAGGCTTTGCTTTGGAAGCTCTATGAGATCAAAGGCCTGAGAATGGAGAGTAGGATGGTGTTGTGGAGAATCAATGTGGTTCTTGAGAAGGGAACGCCCAATGTGGATAAAGAGCTTCCAGAGAGAGTCTTACATAGCAACCTCATTGAATGA
- the LOC106428004 gene encoding uncharacterized protein LOC106428004 yields the protein MSSSHGDKRSSDVEMDEATSPAPIPTSPVEAPACVADHLSFRERLVRRQAEKEQVRADVELPSSSALAVAPGHGTEGVTPRDTGTLAGSVTPDASALPTGSSMTPILVEDKERSADSMPPPPARKDIVLALRAPSVVPGNKIHATSKRSLMQRIQRVLPIDSWGVIEHVTVTPAGGQYRTTNYKYKMVIAEDAVLSRSDLVDDRVFISLANYEEIENGTKKQAFLIDVIGRIHDLGDVQTVQVSGEDRKRVLFRLVDAEGNNLACCLWGTYAEQLEPFSLNGKDQTIICLIRFAKIKEFRGELQITNAFDATRLFLNAMIPEVSNITQRLSNDDLSVALVPKPSGKKDGKRMLYNWNDAEIKTIAEVAEANQVEICKIICTIEAIDTDWSWFYIGCNRHQKRVLKIPKVDYRRMTKKDKPMFRCELCRSNINTVGPKFKLHLVVKDDSATCNVMLLGSVGKSIVGVDAEELWDGSYEEIEDPDILPEPILSLVGKSFCFGISISSDNVTNGSDTFVVLEVCSGDKVLTIQTDSQSNSDMVTTSSTMSSGSAMMLDQISSDECPTPITKRKDDDCDLQDLTSSSKKQCTKIIKEEKIKND from the exons atgtcttcttcccatggtgACAAGCGAAGTTCCGATGTGGAGATGGACGAGGCCACCTCTCCGGCGCCGATTCCGACTTCTCCGGTTGAAGCACCGGCTTGCGTTGCGGACCATCTCTCCTTTCGGGAGagactagttcgtcgccaagccgagaaagaacagGTTCGAGCCGACGTCGAGTTACCGtcctcttctgcactggccGTTGCTCCGGGTCATGGGACCGAGGGCGTAACTCCGCGAGATACGGGAACTCTCGCAGGCTCGGTCACTCCAGATGCTTCGGCTTTACCTACTGGATCGTCCATGACTCCGATTCTCGTCGAAGATAAGGAGAGGTCTGccgactctatgcctcctcctccggccaGGAAAGATATTGTCCTAGCGCTGCGcgctcctagtgttgttccg GGTAACAAGATCCATGCTACTAGCAAACGATCTCTCATGCAACGGATTCAACGTGTCTTACCTATAGATTCTTGGGGAGTTATTGAACACGTTACTGTGACTCCAGCTGGTGGTCAATATCGAACAACCAACTACAAATACAAGATGGTTATAGCAGAAGACGCTGTGCTATCAAGATCGGATTTAGTTGATGATAGAGTTTTTATATCGCTTGCTAATTATGAAGAAATTGAGAATGGAACCAAAAAGCAAGCTTTTCTCATTG ACGTGATAGGAAGAATTCATGACCTTGGTGATGTACAGACTGTACAAGTTTCTGGCGAAGACAGAAAGAGGGTTCTGTTTCGCTTAGTTGATGCAGA AGGAAACAATCTTGCATGCTGTCTGTGGGGAACATATGCTGAGCAACTTGAACCGTTTTCTCTAAACGGAAAGGATCAAACAATTATTTGTTTGATCAGGTTTGCAAAAATCAAGGAATTTagag GCGAGCTGCAAATCACTAATGCTTTTGATGCGACACGACTGTTCCTGAATGCAATGATCCCTGAAGTTTCTAATATAACTCAAAG GCTGTCAAATGATGATCTCTCTGTTGCTCTGGTCCCAAAACCGTCTGGAAAGAAGGATGGTAAAAGAATGTTGTATAACTGGAATGATGCTGAGATCAAAACAATTGCAGAAGTCGCTGAGGCCAATCAG gtGGAGATTTGCAAAATCATATGTACTATTGAAGCTATAGATACAGATTGGTCTTGGTTCTACATTGGTTGTAACCGGCACCAAAAACGTGTACTTAAGATTCCTAAAGTTGATTATAGaaggatgacaaaaaaagatAAGCCTATGTTTCGTTGTGAACTTTGTCGTTCTAATATCAATACTGTTGGACCCAA attcAAGCTACATCTGGTTGTGAAAGATGACTCTGCAACATGTAATGTGATGTTGCTAGGCTCTGTTGGTAAGTCCATCGTTGGAGTGGATGCTGAAGAATTATGGGATGGCTCATATGAGgag ATTGAAGATCCAGATATACTACCAGAACCTATTCTTAGTTTGGTCGGCAAGTCTTTCTGTTTTGGTATTTCCATATCCTCAGACAATGTCACAAATGGATCCGACACTTTTGTTGTTTTAGAGGTTTGTTCTGGAGATAAAGTTCTTACTATCCAGACTGACTCTCAATCTAATTCTGATATGGTCACAACTTCTTCTACCATGTCATCTGGATCT gcCATGATGTTGGATCAAATTTCCTCTGATGAGTGTCCAACTCCTATAACAAAGCGCAAGGATGATGATTGTGACCTACAGGACCTAACATCTTCTTCCAAGAAACAATGCACCAAGATAATCAAAGAAGAGAAGATCAAGAATGATTAG